A segment of the Numida meleagris isolate 19003 breed g44 Domestic line chromosome 21, NumMel1.0, whole genome shotgun sequence genome:
TGTTGGGCAGCACCATGTGCGCGGGGCTGGCGGTGCGGCAGCGCTTCAGAGCCGGCCCGTCCGCCTCCTCCTTGATGTGCAGGTCAGGTTTGACGGGCACCGGCTTCCAGCTGCACGTCGGGTCGATGGTGATCTCCTCGTAGTCCGAGCTGTGGGCGGTGGGCATGgcatggcagcaggcagcacagccatgcAGGGTCAGGGGGCAGCAGCACTCACCTCTGGATGTAGATCAGGATGCCCAGCATGTACTGGTCCACCTCCAGCCCCTCCAGCAGCGCCGTCTTACTGTGGGAGGCACGGCGGTGAGGGGACAGCAGGGGACAGCCCCCTGGGTACAAGCAGGGACACTGAAGGACAGCATGGGACAGCCCCATGCAGACACCGAGGGACATGAAGGGATAtccccatggggacactgaggcACGGGTCAATgagagtactgagggacacCCCCATGGGGACACTATAGGACAACTTAACGCAGACAGAGGGACACTAAGGGACTTCCCCGTGAGGACACTGAAAGACACCAAGGGACAATCTTTTGGGGACACGGAGGCACAGCTCCATGGGGACGCCAAGGGACACCAGGAGACGTCCCCTCAATGGGGACAGCTCCGTGGGAACATGGAAGGACAGCTGGTTATATCCCCATGGGAACACGGGGGCACGGCTCAATGAGGACAGCTCCATGGGGATGCTGAAGGACAACCAAGGGACGCTGAGGCACAGCCTCATGGGGACACTGAGGGACAAGGGATGTCCTCGTGAGGACACCGAGTCACAGCTCCATGGGTGCACCAGGGAACAACCCTGTGTGGGCACCAAGGCATGGCTCTACTGGAACGCCAAGGAAAAGACACCAAGGGACGCTGACGCACaaccccatggggacacccaggGACCCGGAGACACATCCCCCAGGGCCGCACTCACTTGCACACAGGACACCGCCACGTGCCCCGCTCACAGTTGAGCTGCAGGTAGGACTCCAGGTCGAAGCACTGTGGGACAGACGGGGCTGAGCTGGCACCGACGGGAGCTCCCATCCCGTCCCGTCCCACCCTGTCCCACCCCCCACCTGGATGTGGCGGCAGTCGTGCCCCCGGGCGGGCAGCTGGATGCGGCGGAAGGTGATGGGGCACTTGAGGGACACCTTGATGGCCGTCTGCTCCACCCCATCCTCCCCGTTGGGCCCCGGCGTGCCCGGGATGGTCCCGCTGCTGAAGTTCCTCTTAACTTGGGGGAGGGGACGAGATGCGGGGTGAAGAGGGGACCACCATCCCCACACCGTCCCCCAGAGCCCGGCACTCACTTTTGGTGATGCAGTGCTCGGCGGGCAGCAGCCGCTTCTTGATGAGGCCTTGCAGCACCGAGCGCACCGAGGGCCGGtgcaccagctgcagcacgAAGAGATGCGACTGCGGGGCGAGAGCTGGGTGAGCTGCGGCCCCACGCCCCACGGCAGCCCCCCACCCGCCCCACGGCCCCGCTCACGCAGCAGCAGGCGGTGACAGTGATCTGGATGGTGTTGCGGCCGGGCTGGCAGACGTGCTTCAGGTAGAGCGGTTTGTGCGAGGTCTTGTTGTCGCCGCGCTCGATGGTGAGCGGTGTGGCATTGACGCTGACCTGCACGGAGGCCGGCCAGTTGGTGTTCATCTGTCGGTCCTCATGGTGGTAGCACTTGAACTGCAGCTCCAGGTCGGGCCTGGGGGGCAGCAGGGTGGGCACAGGGCGGGGGGAGATGCACTGAGCCGCGCCGTGCCGCACCAAGCCATGCCATGATGCTTAGCACCATGGTGTGCAGCCCTGTGCCGTGCTGAGCTGTGTAGGGCCGTATCATGCAGCACTGTGCCATGACAAGCCATGACACACCAAGGAGGACCATGGTGTGCAGCACTGAGCCATGATGTGCCAGGTGGCACCATATCGTGCAGCACTGTGCCATGAAGAACCATGGCATGCCACGCAGAACCGTATCATCAGCACTGTGCCATGCTAAGCCATGACGTGCCATGTAGGTTCATATCATGCAGCAATGTGCCATGAAGAACCATGGCATGCCACGTAGGGCCGTATCATGGAGCACTGTGCCATGCTGAGCCATGTAGGCCCATATCAAGGAGCACTGTGCCATCCTGTGCCACGTAGGGACATATCATGGACCACTGTGTCATGCTGTGCCATGTAGGACCGTATCACGCAgcactgtgccatgctgtgccacgTAGGACCGAGGCATCCATCCCTGTGCTACGCTCAGCCCCCCCATGCCCTGTGGTGCCCCACGGTGCCGCACCATGCCCTGGCAGCTCACTCCCCCACTGCACCTCCCCAATGGCACCGCCCTGACCTCATCATCAGTGTCTTGTAGACGGAGTCACGCAGCTGGAAGACGTGGTTGCTGACCGCCAGGTTGTGCTGCAGGCGGAAGGGCTCCAGCACCACGCCATCGCGCACCGGGAAGGTCAGGCGCAGCTCCTCACCCGTGGGCGGCCCTGCGGGGACAGGGGCACAGCCAGGGGACATGAGGGGGGTGGCAGCGGGGTTGCCAGGGACCTTGCGTGGCCATCCATGGGGCATCAGTGGGTGCCATGGAGTGTCAGTGGGGTGATAGTGGAGCGGCAGTGAGTGTCACTGGGGCTTCAGTGGGGACAGAGGGGCTGGAGTAGGCATCAATGGGGCATcagtggggctggagcaggtgTCACTGTGTCAATGGACGGTCAGTGAGGTCATGGTGGGTGTCAATGGGGTCTCGATGGTCAGCAGCATCCCAGTGGGGGTCAATGAATGCTCAATAGAGTCTCAGTGGCGGTCAGGAGGGTCCCAGTGGGGGTCAATGAATGCTTCATGGGGTCTCAGCACGGGTCAACCCACCCCACACTTAAGAACCGCCCCATGAAGCCCCGCCCACAGCATCGGACTCCACCCTCTTTGGGAAGCCCCTCCCCCCGAAGCCCCACCCCTGCACCAAGCCCCTCCCATACCTGATGGCCACACCCCCACCCTGGAANNNNNNNNNNNNNNNNNNNNNNNNNNNNNNNNNNNNNNNNNNNNNNNNNNNNNNNNNNNNNNNNNNNNNNNNNNNNNNNNNNNNNNNNNNNNNNNNNNNNNNNNNNNNNNNNNNNNNNNNNNNNNNNNNNNNNNNNNNNNNNNNNNNNNNNNNNNNNNNNNNNNNNNNNNNNNNNNNNNNNNNNNNNNNNNNNNNNNNNNNNNNNNNNNNNNNNNNNNNNNNNNNNNNNNNNNNNNNNNNNNNNNNNNNNNNNNNNNNNNNNNNNNNNNNNNNNNNNNNNNNNNNNNNNNNNNNNNNNNNNNNNNNNNNNNNNNNNNNNNNNNNNNNNNNNNNNNNNNNNNNNNNNNNNNNNNNNNNNNNNNNNNNNNNNNNNNNNNNNNNNNNNNNNNNNNNNNNNNNNNNNNNNNNNNNNNNNNNNNNNNNNNNNNNNNNNNNNNNNNNNNNNNNNNNNNNNNNNNNNNNNNNNNNNNNNNNNNNNNNNNNNNNNNNNNNNNNNNNNNNNNNNNNNNNNNNNNNNNNNNNNNNNNNNNNNNNNNNNNNNNNNNNNNNNNNNNNNNNNNNNNNNNNNNNNNNNNNNNNNNNNNNNNNNNNNNNNNNNNNNNNNNNNNNNNNNNNNNNNNNNNNNNNNNNNNNNNNNNNNNNNNNNNNNNNNNNNNNNNNNNNNNNNNNNNNNNNNNNNNNNNNNNNNNNNNNNNNNNNNNNNNNNNNNNNNNNNNNNNNNNNNNNNNNNNNNNNNNNNNNNNNNNNNNNNNNNNNNNNNNNNNNNNNNNNNNNNNNNNNNNNNNNNNNNNNNNNNNNNNNNNNNNNNNNNNNNNNNNNNNNNNNNNNNNNNNNNNNNNNNNNNNNNNNNNNNNNNNNNNNNNNNNNNNNNNNNNNNNNNNNNNNNNNNNNNNNNNNNNNNNNNNNNNNNNNNNNNNNNNNNNNNNNNNNNNNNNNNNNNNNNNNNNNNNNNNNNNNNNNNNNNNNNNNNNNNNNNNNNNNNNNNNNNNNNNNNNNNNNNNNNNNNNNNNNNNNNNNNNNNNNNNNNNNNCCGCGCGGGCCCCACGCCCAGGGGGGCCATGACGCCGGCCATGCCGCCGGGGCTGAGGCCGGTGGGGCCGCGTGGCGCGGTATGGGGCAGGAACTGGCTGCCGAAGGGCTGCCCCGCTCCCATCTGCGGCACGGGAACGGCGGTCAGCGCTGTGCCCCCACGCTGCCACCGCCGCCCCCCGCGTGTCACCGCCCTTACCGCGCCGTACTggctcagctcctggctctgcttctcctgcagcgCCGCCACCGTGGCTGTGGCGGTGGCGGtggcggtggcggcggcggcagccacggcggcggcagcggccgCTTGAGTGAAGTCGGTGGCggggggcgggcgggcggcgtGCGCCGGGAGCCCCATGGCACCAGGGCTGCCCGCGTAGCTGCGGAGTACAGACAGTGGGGAGGGGGAGCTGCAGCCGTGCCAGGCATCGCCGCGCCGGGCCACGCCGGCCTTACCTGGGGGCGAAGCCGGGCCCGCCAGGGTAGGAGCTGCGGCCATAGACGCTCTGCTGCACGTAGCCCTTGGTGGGAGCTGGCTCGGCAAAGGGCGGCTGCGCCAGGAACTGCGGAGAGCTCATCCCCGAGCTGGCGCCCGCCACAccaggcagcagtggggtgcTGGAGCTGCCGCCCCCAGGGCCCATGGGGCTGCCAAAAACCTGCGGGGGGACGTGGGGTCAGGGAGGGGCATGGCACGTGGGGCGGGGGTACCCGGCCCTGCGGGGTGCTGCCGACACCACGACCGTGCGGTGGGAGTGGGTGTCACTGGGGTCTCAGGGCTGTCACTGCAGCGTGAGTGTCAGCGGTTGGACAATGGGGTCTCAGTGGGAGTCAATGGACAGTCAGTAGGATCTCAGTAGGGGTCAGTGGGATCTCAGTGGGGGCCCATGAGACAGCCAAGAGGAATTGCAGGGGGTGTCACTGGGGGTCAAGAGACATTCAGTGGGGTCTCAGTGTCAGTGGATGGTCAACAGGATCTCAGCGACTGTCAGTGAAGTCTCAGTGAGGGGTCAATGAACAGTCAATGGGATCTCAGTGGGGGTCAGTGGGGTCTCAATGGGGGTCAGCAGAAAGTCAGTGGGGTCTCAGTGGATGTCAACATTAAGTCTGTGGGGTCTGAGTGTCAATGTATGGTCAGCAGGATCTCAGTGAGGTCAATGGGGTCTCAGTGAGGGTCAATAGACAGTCAGTGGGAACTCACTGGGTGTCAGTGGAGTCTCTGTGGGTGTCAGTGGAAAGTCAATGGGGTTTCAGTGTCAACAGATGTTCAGTGGGGTCTCAGTGGGTGTTGATGAACAGTCAATGGGATCTCGCTGTCAGTTGGTGAGGTCTCAGTAGGTTTCAAGAGATGGTCAGTGGAGTCTCAGTGGGTGTCAAAGTTAAGTCAATGGAGTCTCAGTAGGGGTCAGTGGGATTTCAGTGGGGGTCAATGGATGGTCAATGGAGTCTCAGTCCAGTGGGGTCTCAGGGGTGTCGGTCAGTGGGTCTCGGGGTGTCAAGAGACAGTCAGTGGGGTCTGAGTGGGTGACAACGTTACGTCAGTGGGGTCTCAGTGTCAGCGGACAGTCAGTGGGAACCCACTGGCTGGCAATGGGGTCTCAATGGGTGTCAATGGAAAGTCAATGGCATTTCAGTAGCAACAGATTGTCAATGGGATCTCAGTGGGGGTCAATGGGCAGTCAATGGAGTTTCAGTGGGGGGGTCAGTGGGGTCTCAGTGGGTGTCAATGGACAGTCAGTGGAGTCTCATTTTGGGTCAGGAGATGGTCAGTGGGGTCTGAGTGGGTGTCAATGGGATCTCAGGGGGTGTCGATGGGATCTCAGTGAGGGTTCCACGGGCAGTCAGCGCGATCTCAGCGGGGGTCAATGAGAGCTCACCGTCAGCCAGTGGGGTCTTCAATGTCAATGGGGTCTCAATGGGGTCACCCCACCCAACACATAAGACCCCAGACAAAGCCCCGCCCACACCAGGTGACCCCACCCTCTTTGGGAAGCCCCTCCCCTTCCAGCCCCACCCTTAAAGGGCAGCCCCTCCCTGCTGGCACCACCACGCCAAGACCCCCGGGGGGGACAGGGTGTCAGGGCGGGGCACGGCGGTACCTGGCTCTGGGAGGTGTTGCTGACACCCCAGACGGTGGTTACCACGGAGAGGGATCCCGCCGGCTGATTGGTGCTCGGTTGCCAGGGAACAGCCTCATATGCAAATGAACCAtcactagaaagaaaaacaacttaattagggggagaggggggaacAGGGGAGGATGCCACGCGCCGGGCAGCAGCGGGTGGCCGTGAGGCGGCGGTGGGTGGCTCTGGGGCGGCACTCACCCGTGCGGTGTGGGCGGCAGCGATGGTTTCATGGGGTTCATGGAGTTCATCGGGCGCTGCGGCGGGCGCTGCGGGACGGCGTCACCGGCGCAGGGAGGTGCAGAGCTCCCACGGGCAcagcccccccgccccccccggCTCCCGGCACTGGGACTTGGCGTCCTGCCCGGCGTGGCACGGCACCGCCGGCACGCGCCTGCCCCACCGCCAGGCGGGGGGGGCCCAACGCGACCTCACGGCGCTGCGGGACGGGGCCGAGCCGGGGGGGCTGCACCCccccccagtgtcacccccGCAGGGGTCACTCCCCCCGGGGGACGGCACCTCCTCCAGCGTCACCCCGTCGGGTCACCCCTGGGGACGCGGCAGCTCAACCCCCCTCCCCCTTCAGTGACAGCGGGGCGGGGGAACCCGCGGGGACTTCCCCCGCCCCCCCGGGGAGGGGGGGCCCACCCCGGGTACTTCCCACCCCCCGAGCGCAGCGCGACGCTTTCGGttcccccccggccccgcgcgggGGTGGCGGGATGGGGGCGGCTGCGCGCGCCGCGCTgtcagcggggccgggggggcccTCGGACACCCCCGCATCCATCCCCGCAGCCCGAAGCACCCGGGGGGGCCCTCAACCCGGCGAACACCGCTCCCAGCTCCGGGGGTTCGCGGGGC
Coding sequences within it:
- the ZMIZ2 gene encoding zinc finger MIZ domain-containing protein 2; translated protein: MNSMNPMKPSLPPTPHGDGSFAYEAVPWQPSTNQPAGSLSVVTTVWGVSNTSQSQVFGSPMGPGGGSSSTPLLPGVAGASSGMSSPQFLAQPPFAEPAPTKGYVQQSVYGRSSYPGGPGFAPSYAGSPGAMGLPAHAARPPPATDFTQAAAAAAVAAAAATATATATATVAALQEKQSQELSQYGAMGAGQPFGSQFLPHTAPRGPTGLSPGGMAGVMAPLGVGPHSLPLHYHPTDTPWHPLMPHGWPRKVPGNPAATPLMSPGCAPVPAGPPTGEELRLTFPVRDGVVLEPFRLQHNLAVSNHVFQLRDSVYKTLMMRPDLELQFKCYHHEDRQMNTNWPASVQVSVNATPLTIERGDNKTSHKPLYLKHVCQPGRNTIQITVTACCCSHLFVLQLVHRPSVRSVLQGLIKKRLLPAEHCITKIKRNFSSGTIPGTPGPNGEDGVEQTAIKVSLKCPITFRRIQLPARGHDCRHIQCFDLESYLQLNCERGTWRCPVCNKTALLEGLEVDQYMLGILIYIQSSDYEEITIDPTCSWKPVPVKPDLHIKEEADGPALKRCRTASPAHMVLPNIMEMIAALGPGSSPFAAPPAEYGAQGSAFPAPAAYPEPFPPAAPGTPTLGDFAPSASFPPELLPPDKPPAAPLPGQLPPAGRMEPSHAAGLHTMGSPAQHRAVPPPRPPPGSTGPDVTFSAATGSGDGTEPALDLLPELTNPEELLSYLGPPDLPSSTNDDLLALFESN